The following are from one region of the Ananas comosus cultivar F153 linkage group 20, ASM154086v1, whole genome shotgun sequence genome:
- the LOC109725875 gene encoding uncharacterized protein LOC109725875, giving the protein MQWYWTITRRWISTPVQQPPLAYQPRGHVERVVVDIVQRSHYTIRHVLSDIPGGGVLDALSHIADQMEAVLETLPTFSHTVSPRPTDYGRASTSGHALVYSPLRPSSPIEEPPYADVMDPAPAPVPQDPPRAVDIVYYRRRRHMQSNHTDQPISSAPSRPDILPTPATAVIEPVIEGAAIEHLDQLEILESFDEHGVDRGRGRSRRRGLGSRRRT; this is encoded by the exons ATGCAGTGGTATTGGACGATCACCAGGAGGTGGATATCTACACCTGTACAGCAGCCACCTCTCGCGTATCAGCCACGTGGGCACGTCGAGAGAGTAGTG GTCGATATTGTGCAAAGATCACATTATACGATCAGACATGTCCTATCAGATATTCCAGGAGGTGGAGTGTTAGATGCCCTATCACATATTGCCGATCAGATGGAAGCAGTTTTGGAGACTTTACCTACGTTTTCACACACTGTATCTCCACGACCAACAGACTATGGTAGAGCATCGACATCCGGCCATGCACTGGTATATAGTCCACTGAGGCCATCATCACCGATAGAGGAGCCACCTTATGCTGATGTTATGGACCCGGCACCAGCACCAGTACCACAGGATCCACCTCGAGCAGTTGATATTGTTTATTATAGGCGCCGACGACATATGCAGTCTAACCATACAGATCAACCCATCTCTTCAGCTCCTTCACGGCCAGACATACTACCGACACCTGCTACTGCTGTGATTGAGCCGGTTattgagggtgctgctatcgAGCATCTGGACCAGTTGGAGATTTTAGAGTCTTTTGATGAGCATGGTGTTGATCGTGGTCGTGGACGTAGTAGGCGACGTGGTCTAGGGAGTAGGAGGAgaacatga